From the Lactiplantibacillus brownii genome, one window contains:
- a CDS encoding KUP/HAK/KT family potassium transporter: MNKQLERVSFAGALVTLGIVYGDIGTSPLYVMNALIGDAGKMGNISPNYVIGSISLIFWTLMIITTLKYVVIAMQADNKREGGIFALYALVRKNSKWLIWPALIGGAAILADGTLTPAVTVTSAIEGLKKQHLGPVVFSNSQHNVLIITTVVLLVLFMIQRFGTGVIGKSFGPVMILWFGFLAVFGIVNLINYPMILKAISPYYAIRILFSPVNKVGIFILGSIFLATTGAEALYSDMGHVGKQNIYVTWPLVYSTLFLNYLGQGAWIIRHAGDTAYRNLSNLNPFYEMLPGTWRLVGIVLATLAAIIASQALITGSYTLADEAIGLKFLPRMVIRHPSNIKNQIYIATVNWILCIITISVVWFFGSSQKMEAAYGLAITITMLMTTVLLHEFLKKHLAKGTALIIALFFGFIELIFLISSLVKFIHGGYVTLTIMLGILYIMWLWYFGNKRREHYEKESEYVSLLDYRDQLSKLSADNTVPLFTTNLVYMTKIKGDYQIKRSTMYSILDRQPKRAKVYWFVTVNETNAPYESNYTVDLLETHNVVNVQFYLGFKKSQSVSVYLHQIVNHLVEQGILEPQIPTYSTERQRKVGDFKFVIIKEQPADLIANDKLSSLDRRLIGGRIYLQKITASPISWYGLEFSNVIEESSPLFITQDQDQYLIQKKIYHRGRLSKTEK, from the coding sequence ATGAATAAGCAACTAGAACGTGTTTCTTTTGCGGGGGCACTTGTTACTTTAGGAATTGTGTACGGTGATATTGGCACTTCACCATTGTATGTTATGAATGCATTGATTGGTGACGCCGGTAAAATGGGAAATATTTCTCCCAATTACGTGATTGGATCGATCTCGTTGATTTTTTGGACATTAATGATCATTACAACGTTGAAGTATGTTGTCATTGCAATGCAAGCCGATAATAAGCGTGAGGGTGGAATTTTTGCTTTATATGCATTGGTTCGAAAAAATTCAAAATGGTTAATTTGGCCAGCCTTGATTGGTGGGGCGGCCATTTTGGCCGATGGAACATTAACTCCTGCAGTAACTGTGACTTCAGCCATTGAGGGATTAAAAAAACAACACCTTGGCCCTGTGGTGTTTAGTAATTCTCAACATAACGTCTTGATTATCACAACAGTTGTTCTACTCGTATTATTTATGATTCAACGTTTTGGAACAGGTGTGATTGGGAAATCCTTTGGACCAGTGATGATTTTATGGTTTGGCTTTTTGGCTGTCTTTGGAATCGTTAATCTAATCAATTATCCAATGATATTGAAGGCTATTTCTCCTTATTATGCAATTAGGATACTATTCAGTCCAGTTAACAAAGTGGGAATCTTTATACTTGGAAGTATCTTTTTGGCAACCACAGGAGCAGAGGCTTTATATTCCGATATGGGTCACGTTGGCAAGCAGAATATTTATGTAACATGGCCACTAGTATATAGTACCCTATTTTTAAATTACTTAGGTCAGGGTGCTTGGATAATTAGACATGCAGGTGATACTGCTTACAGGAACTTATCGAACTTAAATCCCTTTTATGAAATGCTCCCCGGAACTTGGCGCCTAGTTGGCATTGTGCTAGCCACACTCGCTGCAATTATTGCCTCTCAAGCGTTGATTACGGGTTCTTACACTTTAGCCGATGAAGCAATTGGCTTAAAATTTTTACCTAGAATGGTTATTAGACATCCAAGTAATATAAAAAATCAAATTTATATTGCAACTGTTAACTGGATACTATGTATAATAACAATTAGTGTAGTCTGGTTCTTTGGTAGTTCACAAAAAATGGAGGCCGCGTATGGTTTAGCGATCACTATTACCATGCTTATGACTACTGTGCTTTTGCATGAATTCTTAAAGAAACACCTGGCTAAGGGAACAGCACTTATAATTGCCTTGTTTTTTGGTTTTATTGAGTTAATCTTTCTAATTTCAAGTTTGGTTAAGTTTATTCATGGCGGTTATGTTACGTTAACAATCATGTTGGGCATTCTTTATATTATGTGGCTTTGGTACTTTGGAAATAAACGAAGAGAACATTATGAGAAAGAAAGCGAGTATGTTTCACTTCTTGACTATCGTGATCAACTCTCTAAATTAAGCGCAGACAATACAGTACCTTTGTTCACGACTAACTTAGTGTATATGACTAAAATTAAGGGTGATTACCAAATTAAGCGTAGTACCATGTATTCTATTCTCGACAGACAACCTAAAAGAGCTAAAGTTTATTGGTTTGTTACAGTCAATGAAACCAATGCACCTTATGAAAGTAATTATACAGTTGATTTACTTGAGACGCATAATGTTGTTAACGTTCAATTTTACTTAGGGTTTAAGAAATCTCAATCCGTTAGTGTCTATTTACATCAAATTGTAAATCATCTAGTGGAACAAGGTATTTTAGAACCACAAATACCCACGTATTCAACAGAGCGACAACGGAAAGTCGGCGACTTTAAGTTTGTTATTATAAAGGAACAACCAGCAGATTTAATTGCCAATGATAAGTTAAGCTCGTTAGATAGAAGATTGATTGGCGGGCGCATCTACTTGCAGAAAATTACGGCCTCACCTATTTCATGGTATGGTTTGGAGTTTAGCAATGTCATAGAAGAAAGTTCTCCGTTATTTATTACTCAAGATCAGGATCAATACTTAATCCAAAAGAAAATTTATCATCGAGGCAGATTAAGCAAGACTGAAAAATGA
- the apf gene encoding aggregation-promoting factor, translating to MKIKNLVLSSTAALALFAISTTVANADTYTVKAGDTVSAIAQAHNTSVSAIEKANKLANVNLIFIGDKLEVNGTTTITTTSAATSAAPQSATSQATSSAASTATSASATSVSSQSVASQATSSAATSSAASQATSSVATSAASSASSTQSAASQASSSAATTSQASSSATSSAASSTASTTSTTSTQTTQQTTTTQSSAQTSQTQTQPSQASQTQSSQTQTSKPAAQTTTQRLVSTSNYSNNGSDSAAKAWIAGKESGGSYSARNGQYFGKYQLSASYLNGDYSAANQERVANRYVASRYGSWSNAKSYWLANGWY from the coding sequence ATGAAAATCAAAAACCTTGTATTATCATCAACTGCTGCATTAGCTTTATTCGCTATCTCAACAACGGTTGCCAACGCTGATACTTATACTGTTAAGGCCGGCGATACTGTTTCAGCAATTGCCCAAGCTCACAACACTTCAGTTTCAGCCATTGAAAAGGCAAACAAGTTAGCTAATGTTAACTTAATCTTCATTGGTGATAAGCTTGAAGTCAATGGTACTACTACAATAACCACGACTTCTGCTGCTACAAGTGCTGCACCACAATCAGCAACTAGCCAAGCTACTTCTTCAGCTGCTTCAACTGCAACGAGTGCCAGTGCAACTAGTGTTTCTTCACAATCAGTTGCTAGCCAAGCTACTAGTTCTGCTGCTACTTCTTCAGCTGCTAGCCAAGCTACTTCAAGTGTTGCAACGAGTGCTGCTTCTTCAGCAAGCTCAACGCAATCAGCTGCTAGCCAAGCTTCAAGTTCTGCTGCAACCACTAGTCAAGCTTCATCAAGTGCTACTAGCTCAGCTGCATCATCAACAGCTTCAACAACCTCAACGACTTCAACACAGACGACTCAACAAACGACCACGACACAATCATCAGCTCAGACTAGTCAAACTCAAACTCAACCGAGCCAAGCTAGCCAGACCCAATCAAGTCAAACACAAACTAGCAAACCTGCTGCTCAGACGACGACTCAACGTCTAGTTTCAACATCAAACTATAGCAACAATGGTTCTGATAGTGCTGCTAAGGCTTGGATTGCTGGTAAAGAATCTGGTGGTTCATATTCTGCTCGTAACGGTCAATACTTCGGTAAGTACCAATTAAGTGCTTCATACTTAAACGGTGACTACTCCGCTGCCAACCAAGAACGTGTTGCTAACAGATATGTTGCTTCACGTTATGGTTCATGGAGCAACGCCAAGAGTTACTGGCTTGCTAATGGCTGGTACTAA
- a CDS encoding IS30-like element ISLpl1 family transposase, with the protein MSSITYSERIKIETFCELGLSNIQMGVRLNRSPSTISYELSRCQPYQAELAQTDAEYKRSRCGRKTKLSDELKQKILNHLRLSWSPGMIAHEFKLATKSIYNWLNQGRIGFSLNDLPERGVRQRRNVDQRSKYNQSLGRSIEQRPMMINQRKRIGDFELDTVVGPRGHSKAVLLTLIDRKSRFLWAYRLKDRTTATVNEALTKFLTTFNGPVHSFTVDRGTEFSGLVSLESQYGIKTYYCHAYTPAERGSNERFNRNLRYFYPKGTRFEHISAQDLTTTLLQINQRPLKILDWQTPYQVMLTNLSKNSD; encoded by the coding sequence TTGTCTAGTATAACCTATTCCGAACGAATTAAAATCGAAACCTTTTGTGAACTAGGGCTGTCCAATATCCAAATGGGCGTTCGGCTGAACCGATCACCGTCAACAATTTCTTATGAATTATCTCGATGTCAACCTTATCAGGCTGAATTAGCACAAACAGATGCCGAATACAAGCGATCACGATGTGGTCGGAAAACTAAGCTGAGCGATGAGTTAAAGCAAAAAATTCTCAACCATTTACGTCTAAGCTGGTCACCAGGAATGATTGCTCACGAATTTAAACTAGCTACTAAATCTATTTATAATTGGCTAAATCAGGGGAGAATTGGTTTCTCCTTGAATGATCTACCTGAACGTGGCGTACGCCAACGGCGTAACGTTGACCAACGATCCAAATATAATCAATCTTTGGGGCGATCAATTGAACAGCGTCCCATGATGATTAATCAACGTAAGCGCATCGGCGATTTTGAACTAGATACAGTCGTTGGTCCTCGTGGGCATAGTAAGGCAGTTTTATTAACTTTAATCGATCGCAAATCACGGTTCCTTTGGGCATACCGGTTAAAAGATCGGACGACAGCGACTGTTAATGAAGCACTAACTAAGTTCCTAACCACTTTTAATGGTCCGGTGCACAGCTTTACTGTGGACCGTGGCACTGAGTTTAGTGGGCTAGTATCACTTGAATCACAATATGGTATTAAGACCTATTACTGCCATGCTTATACGCCAGCTGAACGTGGTAGTAATGAACGCTTTAATCGGAATTTACGTTATTTTTATCCTAAAGGGACTCGTTTTGAGCACATTAGTGCTCAAGATTTAACGACGACGTTACTTCAAATTAACCAGCGACCGCTTAAAATACTCGATTGGCAAACACCGTATCAGGTTATGCTGACAAATTTGTCCAAAAATTCGGATTAA
- a CDS encoding helix-turn-helix domain-containing protein, translating into MTKFNLELRISIVTQYLTGISSIQLARKYHVANNETILLWVHRFNRFGIAGLKPKPMNLEYSSEFKIEVLNWKQQHKASLPETALHFNLSSPSTIWQWQRKFDLEGLSRLNRVRGNPKTMSKHKKVTKPTTAQIQARHDKDELKQLKQENKMLRIENEFLKKLDALDHEKSAHEKP; encoded by the coding sequence ATGACTAAATTTAATTTAGAGTTACGGATTTCTATTGTGACACAATATTTAACGGGTATTAGTTCCATTCAATTGGCCAGAAAATACCATGTTGCCAACAATGAAACGATTCTCCTATGGGTTCATCGCTTTAATCGTTTTGGCATTGCAGGATTAAAACCGAAACCTATGAATTTGGAATACTCTAGTGAGTTCAAGATAGAAGTATTAAACTGGAAACAACAGCACAAAGCTTCGCTTCCAGAAACAGCACTACATTTCAACCTCTCTTCACCAAGTACTATCTGGCAATGGCAAAGAAAGTTTGATTTAGAGGGGCTCAGTAGACTAAATAGAGTGAGAGGAAATCCAAAGACTATGTCTAAACATAAAAAAGTGACCAAACCCACAACGGCACAAATCCAAGCACGCCACGATAAAGATGAGTTAAAGCAACTCAAGCAAGAAAATAAGATGTTAAGAATCGAGAACGAATTTTTAAAAAAACTCGATGCCTTAGATCACGAAAAATCAGCTCACGAGAAACCGTGA
- a CDS encoding IS3 family transposase codes for MSSRETVTLIDDLRRVFKTSISFILKAVKVPRSTYYYTKHSQGRKYEDDQVIQAIDEIRQTDAKYTQKYGYRRITLVMHEQGFKVNHKRVLRIMKEQGWTCQAFNKQTRKYNSYKGTVGRIAKNKLHRRFKTDRPYQKLVADVSEFRYGQMSQSERIYLEPIMDLFSGEILAFNISAHPTLEFALKPLKEALDGLPELPYRTTVHTDQGFQYQHKQWQKTLKTHHTFQSMSRKATCLDNAAMESFFHLMKAEMMDEHFENSESLAQAMTEWIEFYNKVDCKINPNAVRTKKISFL; via the coding sequence ATCAGCTCACGAGAAACCGTGACCTTAATTGATGATCTGAGGCGGGTCTTCAAAACGTCGATTAGTTTTATCCTTAAAGCCGTTAAGGTACCACGTAGCACGTACTATTACACTAAGCACAGTCAGGGACGAAAATATGAGGATGACCAGGTTATCCAAGCCATTGATGAAATTCGGCAAACAGATGCCAAGTATACTCAAAAATACGGTTACCGTCGCATAACGTTAGTTATGCATGAACAGGGATTTAAAGTTAATCATAAACGCGTCCTCCGAATTATGAAGGAGCAAGGCTGGACATGTCAGGCCTTTAATAAGCAAACTCGCAAATATAACTCATACAAAGGAACTGTTGGTAGAATCGCCAAAAATAAGTTACACCGTCGATTCAAGACAGATCGACCATATCAAAAACTCGTCGCCGACGTTAGTGAATTTCGATACGGTCAGATGAGTCAAAGCGAGCGAATCTATTTAGAACCCATCATGGATTTATTTTCGGGTGAAATTTTGGCATTTAACATTAGCGCACACCCAACTCTTGAATTTGCGTTGAAACCACTAAAAGAAGCATTAGATGGATTACCTGAGCTTCCTTATAGAACAACGGTACACACAGATCAAGGATTTCAGTATCAACATAAACAGTGGCAAAAAACGCTTAAAACTCATCATACCTTTCAGAGTATGTCCCGTAAGGCGACTTGCTTAGATAACGCCGCCATGGAATCATTTTTTCATCTCATGAAAGCAGAGATGATGGATGAACACTTCGAAAATTCAGAAAGTCTCGCGCAAGCGATGACTGAATGGATTGAATTTTATAATAAGGTAGATTGTAAAATTAATCCGAACGCTGTTCGGACAAAAAAGATCAGCTTCCTTTAA
- a CDS encoding IS30-like element ISLpl1 family transposase has translation MSSITYSERIKIETFCELGLSNIQMGVRLNRSPSTISYELSRCQPYQAELAQTDAEYKRSRCGRKTKLSDELKQKILNHLRLSWSPGMIAHEFKLATKSIYNWLNQGRIGFSLNDLPEHGVRQRRNVDQRSKYNQSLGRSIEQRPMMINQRNRIGDFELDTVVGPRGHSKAVLLTLIDRKSRFLWAYRLKDRTTATVNEALTKFLTTFNGPVHSFTVDRGTEFSGLVSLESQYGIKTYYCHAYTPAERGSNERFNRNLRYFYPKGTCFEHISAQDLTTTLLQINQRPLKILDWQTPYQVMLTNLSKNSD, from the coding sequence TTGTCTAGTATAACCTATTCCGAACGAATTAAAATCGAAACCTTTTGTGAACTAGGGCTGTCCAATATCCAAATGGGCGTTCGGCTGAACCGATCACCGTCAACAATTTCTTATGAATTATCTCGATGTCAACCTTATCAGGCTGAATTAGCACAAACAGATGCCGAATACAAGCGATCACGATGTGGTCGGAAAACTAAGCTGAGCGATGAGTTAAAGCAAAAAATTCTCAACCATTTACGTCTAAGCTGGTCACCAGGAATGATTGCTCACGAATTTAAACTAGCTACTAAGTCTATTTATAATTGGCTAAATCAGGGGAGAATTGGTTTCTCCTTGAATGATCTACCTGAACATGGCGTACGCCAACGGCGTAACGTTGACCAACGATCCAAATATAATCAATCTTTGGGGCGATCAATTGAACAGCGTCCCATGATGATTAATCAACGTAATCGCATCGGCGATTTTGAACTAGATACAGTCGTTGGTCCTCGTGGGCATAGTAAGGCAGTTTTATTAACTTTAATCGATCGCAAATCACGGTTCCTTTGGGCATACCGGTTAAAAGATCGGACGACAGCGACTGTTAATGAAGCACTAACTAAGTTCCTAACCACTTTTAATGGTCCGGTGCACAGCTTTACTGTGGACCGTGGCACTGAGTTTAGTGGGCTAGTATCACTTGAATCACAATATGGTATTAAGACCTATTACTGCCATGCTTATACGCCAGCTGAACGTGGTAGTAATGAACGCTTTAATCGGAATTTACGTTATTTTTATCCTAAAGGGACTTGTTTTGAGCACATTAGTGCTCAAGATTTAACGACGACGTTACTCCAAATTAACCAGCGACCGCTTAAAATACTCGACTGGCAAACACCGTATCAGGTTATGCTGACAAATTTGTCCAAAAATTCGGATTAA
- a CDS encoding IS3 family transposase, whose translation MYHNRRIRTKLKGKSPVQYRELANQLAA comes from the coding sequence ATCTACCATAACCGTAGAATCAGGACCAAACTAAAAGGCAAGTCACCGGTACAATACCGAGAACTTGCCAATCAGTTAGCAGCTTAA
- a CDS encoding DUF5388 domain-containing protein has translation MVELLHNPNSNKSKIIPRKSAPQPQKEISISSLNESNKTKSKQIDGVTFDTTLRIDNHLKNFMKAMVILGYSSTQQNGLAQLQKTFFESLTESEQNTLTTQIQTLETGDANKVKSK, from the coding sequence ATGGTGGAACTTTTACACAATCCTAACTCAAATAAAAGCAAAATAATTCCTAGAAAATCGGCGCCCCAGCCCCAAAAAGAAATTTCCATATCTTCTCTAAACGAATCAAACAAAACGAAGTCTAAACAAATAGATGGTGTTACTTTTGATACTACGCTCAGAATTGACAATCATCTAAAAAACTTTATGAAAGCTATGGTAATTTTAGGGTATAGCTCAACTCAACAAAACGGATTAGCCCAATTACAAAAAACTTTTTTTGAATCGTTAACTGAGTCTGAACAAAATACGCTTACGACTCAAATACAGACTTTGGAAACCGGCGATGCTAACAAAGTAAAAAGTAAATAA
- a CDS encoding ParA family protein: MGEVITFGNFKGGTGKTTNATLACLALARAGKKTLLIDFDPQANATDIYFKTAANLGHDDIKFNQTLLASIQEEDLSRSLVTLDKNIDFIPSSADFSLYPRIMEKKFKNNYKDRVTYFSKLLASLKEKYDFVVFDLPPTISLISDSALYASDWVLIILQTQEHSLQGAESFLKYIQEQVIDEYEAPSLNLLGILPVLLKNGAPVDHSTLEVAEEEFGKENMLKTLIRNMERIKRYSIRGVFLKDQFDKKIIRLYDSVAQEIIERAD, from the coding sequence ATGGGTGAAGTAATTACTTTTGGAAATTTTAAAGGTGGCACCGGTAAAACAACAAATGCCACGCTTGCATGCCTGGCACTAGCTCGTGCTGGTAAAAAAACGCTATTAATTGATTTCGATCCTCAAGCAAACGCTACAGATATTTACTTTAAAACCGCGGCTAATTTAGGCCACGATGATATTAAATTTAATCAAACCTTGCTTGCATCAATCCAAGAAGAGGACTTATCAAGATCGTTGGTTACTTTGGATAAAAACATTGACTTTATTCCATCAAGCGCAGATTTTTCATTGTACCCACGGATTATGGAAAAAAAGTTTAAAAATAATTATAAAGATAGAGTTACATATTTTAGCAAGCTACTTGCTTCACTAAAAGAAAAATATGATTTTGTGGTATTTGATTTGCCACCGACTATTTCCTTAATTTCTGATAGCGCCTTATACGCTTCAGATTGGGTTCTGATTATCCTTCAAACTCAAGAGCACAGTCTTCAGGGTGCCGAATCGTTTCTAAAATATATACAGGAACAGGTAATCGATGAATACGAAGCACCTAGTTTGAATTTACTCGGTATACTTCCTGTGCTATTAAAGAATGGGGCGCCTGTTGATCACAGCACATTAGAAGTAGCAGAAGAAGAATTTGGGAAAGAAAACATGTTAAAAACCCTAATTCGTAATATGGAAAGAATCAAAAGATATTCAATCAGAGGTGTATTTCTAAAAGATCAGTTCGATAAAAAAATAATTAGATTATACGATTCTGTGGCACAAGAAATTATTGAAAGGGCGGACTAG
- a CDS encoding BRCT domain-containing protein, giving the protein MLDLRDCEIAFTGRLTTMTRDQAFSLAKVFGAKPQNWVTKQTDYLVVGLIETALGEEPITKKLLTGTPTISERDFLDWCQARLAQWSRSLGG; this is encoded by the coding sequence ATGCTTGATTTAAGAGATTGTGAGATTGCTTTTACCGGACGTCTAACTACCATGACTCGGGATCAAGCTTTTAGTTTGGCGAAAGTCTTTGGGGCGAAACCACAAAATTGGGTTACGAAACAGACAGATTATTTAGTGGTTGGGTTAATTGAGACGGCTTTAGGTGAGGAGCCCATCACAAAAAAGTTATTGACGGGAACACCAACGATTTCAGAACGGGATTTTTTGGACTGGTGTCAGGCACGATTGGCGCAATGGTCTAGGAGTTTAGGCGGTTAA
- a CDS encoding type II toxin-antitoxin system RelB/DinJ family antitoxin: MAVKEKKRVQVKIDKDLADDTEAVLSELGLNPTTAINMFYKRIVANGALPFNASLSEEERANLRFLKATEGTPVTEFKDAKEVADWLNDPDED; this comes from the coding sequence ATGGCAGTTAAGGAAAAGAAACGGGTCCAAGTCAAGATTGATAAAGATTTGGCCGATGATACCGAAGCAGTTTTAAGCGAATTGGGCTTAAATCCAACCACGGCCATTAACATGTTTTACAAGCGGATTGTTGCTAATGGTGCTTTACCTTTTAATGCGTCTTTAAGCGAGGAAGAAAGAGCTAATTTACGCTTTTTAAAGGCGACCGAAGGGACACCAGTCACCGAGTTCAAAGACGCTAAAGAGGTCGCTGATTGGCTCAACGATCCAGATGAGGACTAA
- a CDS encoding IS30 family transposase, with amino-acid sequence MTQSKNSTTKHYQQLTPEERGEIQAYLNAGESQAEIARRLDRSRSTISREIRRGTVQQRNSDYLFFTEYFADTSQIRHEKARQNCRFRGLEEACWLFFKMLKTVLKRRPRIDSVDGFVHTFKQAHPDKPCPSTPTVYRYIGQGRLDIKNIDLPAKVRRHVKSNRHNHSRKNKRLAGTSIDERPDTINNRERFGDWEGDLIKGKRQASEPALMTLTERRTRYEIIVKIPNYHADTCLKELQATIDQHPGYFKTITFDNGSEFKLLDQIQGPQIYFAHPYSPWERGSNENQNGLIREYIPKGLSLHGFSDDDIAKVQEALNQKHRMTLGYANAAELIEAALAS; translated from the coding sequence ATGACCCAATCCAAGAATAGCACTACCAAGCATTATCAACAACTTACCCCGGAAGAAAGAGGCGAAATCCAAGCGTATTTGAATGCAGGAGAATCTCAGGCTGAAATTGCCCGTCGGCTTGACCGTAGTCGTAGCACCATCTCACGTGAAATCAGGCGTGGTACTGTTCAACAGCGTAATTCTGACTATCTCTTTTTCACCGAATACTTTGCGGATACCAGCCAAATTCGCCACGAAAAAGCCCGTCAAAATTGCCGTTTCAGAGGCTTAGAGGAAGCCTGCTGGCTGTTCTTCAAGATGCTTAAAACAGTACTTAAACGCCGGCCACGGATTGATAGTGTTGATGGCTTTGTTCATACCTTTAAACAGGCTCATCCTGACAAACCATGCCCCTCAACACCGACTGTTTATCGGTACATTGGTCAAGGCCGCTTAGACATTAAGAACATCGACCTGCCAGCCAAGGTCCGACGCCATGTAAAGTCCAATCGTCACAACCACTCGCGGAAAAACAAGCGTCTGGCTGGCACTTCAATTGATGAACGACCAGACACTATCAATAACCGTGAACGCTTTGGTGATTGGGAGGGTGACCTAATTAAAGGCAAGCGTCAGGCTAGTGAACCAGCACTGATGACCCTGACCGAACGGCGAACCCGCTATGAGATCATCGTCAAGATTCCCAATTACCACGCAGACACCTGCTTAAAAGAGCTTCAAGCTACCATTGATCAGCATCCTGGCTACTTTAAGACCATCACTTTTGATAACGGTTCTGAGTTCAAACTGTTGGACCAGATTCAAGGGCCTCAGATCTACTTTGCGCACCCTTACTCACCTTGGGAACGTGGCAGTAACGAGAACCAGAACGGTTTGATTCGAGAGTACATCCCTAAGGGTCTATCGCTACATGGTTTCTCTGATGATGACATCGCAAAGGTTCAAGAGGCGCTGAATCAAAAACATCGCATGACACTCGGCTACGCTAACGCCGCCGAGCTTATTGAGGCCGCGCTTGCAAGCTAG